The DNA region CAGGTCCGCGCCGTCGACTCCCTCGCCGAAGCCATGACCTGGCTGGCGCGCAGCGTCGACGCCGCCTCGGCGACCCTCTCCGCCCAGTCGGCCCAGGACATGATGGCTCCCATCGCCGAGGGCCCCATCATGGCCGGCGAGCCCCGCGCGGCCATCGTCGCCGCCATCGCCGAACACACGGCCCACCACCGCGGCTCGCTCGCCGTCTACGCCAGGCTCCTCGGCTACGCGCCGCCGATGCCGTATTCCGCCTGAGCCGGGCGGGCATCCCCTTGCGGTCACCACGACCGGGCCGGGACCGGAAGGCAGGAACGGTCCCGGCCCGGTCGTGATGGCCGCAGGGTGACGACGGCGTGGCATGCAGGCGGGATGCGGGATCGCCCGTGCGGCGGGGATCAGGCGAAGCCGGCCAGGGCCCAGGCGACCAGGATGAGGGCGACGACGGCCGCGGAGCCGGTGACCAGGCCGGTGCGGCGGGAACGGAGCCAACCGCTGAGGCCGACGGCGGCCAGCAGGGCGAAGACGCCGAGGCCGAAACTCAGGGAGTTGACGACGCGACCGGTGCCGACGGAAGCGTGGGCCCGCACGTTGGCCGGGACGTCCGCATGGAGCACGGTCGTCAACATGACCGAGGCCACCACCGACACGACGAAGGCGCACGCGGCCACCGCGGCCGCCCCCACGACCCAGCCGGCGACCCGCCGGGGCGCATGCGACACCAGCACGGTCACCAGGAACGTCGCCGCAAATCCCCCCAGGAAAGCTCCCAGGAACGCCAACTGCCGCGACAGCTCCAACAGGTAGGCATCCGTCAACGCCTGCATCCGATACTCCCCATGGTCGCCGTTGGCGTTTCGCCGGTCGCCCGCACGTGGGGTTCCCGCCGGGTGTTCGCGCCCGCGGGAGACGTTCCTGCCTTCCGGCTCCCGCGGGCGCGAACACCCGGCTGGAGGCACTACGCCCGGACGACCAGCGTGTACACCAACGGCAGGACGATGCCCAGCGCCATGAGGAGGCCGCCCCGGCCCTTGAGGCCCTTGCGCCCCCGCACGAGCCAGGGTCCGGTCAATGCCAGGATGATCAGGATGCCGGCGTAGACGTCGGCGATCCCGGTCCAGGGCGCCTTGCCGAGATTGAGGTGCATGAAGTTGAGGTCGAAGAGCAACGGCCGCTTGCGGAACCCGTGCTGGGTGATCTCCCCCGAGGCCAGATCGACGTCGTAGCCGCCGCCCTCGACGAAGACCTGCAGGGTGGTCGAGTCGGCGCGCCAGGTGTTCTTGACCTCGTCGCCGAGGCCCAGGCGCTCGATCACGAGCGCCCGGATCTCGTCGGTCGGGTGCACGCCCACCGGCTCCATGCGCTCCACCGTGAGGGTGCGCTGGTAGTTGGCGTCCCAGTGGTGGGCATGGTTGACGGCGATGCCGCTGACGGCGTAGACGAGGGTCAGGCCCACGGCAAGGAAACCCAGCTCCCGGTGCAGGGTGCGGCAGATCTTCCGGAATCGCTGCATGCGGCTACTTCTTGGCGACGACGGCGCCGGTGCCGCTCAGCTGGTACAGCGTCATGCAGGTGGTGACCGACGCGGCGTCGAAGTCCTTGCCGTCCTTCTTGGCCTCCATCTCGCAGACCTTCTTCGTGGTCTCGAGGTCGAGCTCGTTGGCGGTCCAGACGCCCTCGGCCAGCACGGTGTCGCCCAGCATCTCGGGCGGGAAGACGATGACGCCGTCCTTCACCTTCACGCGCACGGTCTCGCCCTCGACGTCCGAAGCCAGGTTCACCCAGCAGCCGCGGTGCTCGCACACGCCGACGGCAGTGCCCTTGACGCGGATCGTCTTGCCCACGTAGGCGTCGGGGTTGGCCAGCAGCGTGCTCACCAGCACAGTGTCGGACCCGCTGACGCCCTGGCCGTAGACGGTCTCGGCCTTGTCGGCCTGGGCGGCGACGGCGAGCAGCGAGCACAGGGCCATGGAAACGAGGATGATCTTGCGCATGTGGTTCTCCCCCACGGTGATGGTGCGAGCGGGGCCGCCCGGTCGCGTCCGGGGGCCTGTTTATCTTCTGGCAAAAGGATGGGCATTCGAACGGGTCTTTTCAAGAGGATTCGGTCGTGTCTCGGGAAATGTGTCTCGACGCAGCCGCACCGATCGCTTCCCCGGATCCGTTCCGGACGCGCATCTCAGCTCGCGCCTCCGCCCCCGGCCGGATCAGGCCCCGGCGCCGAGGGCGAAGCGCAGCCCCCGGGCCAGACCGTTGCGCCAGTTCACCCAGTTGTGTCCGGCAGCGCGCAGTTCCAGGCGGGCCGACATCCCCGCGGCCGCGAGGGCCGCCACGAGCCGCTCGTTGCTGCCGGTCAGCCATTCGAGGGTGCCGCAGTCCAGGTGCCAGGCGATGTCCCGCGGGGCCTCGACCTCGACCCGCTGCCGGAAGGCCTCCCGGCCCTCGAAGGGCCACGACAGGTCCATGTCCGGCGAAAAGAGGAACGCCCCGGACTGGGCCACCACCCGCTGGAAGAGCTCCGGGTGGTCCCAGGCCAGGTAGGCGCTGCACAGTCCGCCCAGGCTCGCGCCCCACGCCGTGCGCCGGCCGTCGCCGGCGATGCGGGCCTCGACCGCGGGCAGCACCTCGGCGACCAGGTGCGCGAGGTAGTCCGGATTGAAGGCGTACTCCCGGGTGCGGTCGTTGGGGGTGACGAAGACGAGGTGGGCCGGCGCGACCTCGCCCGCGGCGAGGAGGCGATCGAGCACCTGCGCCACGCGGCCCCAGCCGAAGTAGGCCTTGCCGTCCTGGAACCACACCGCCGGCAGCTCGGCGTCGGCGTGCCCCGCCGGCGTGTACACCAGCACCTGGCGCGCCGCGGGGAAGCGGGCCGTCTCCACCCGCAGGCGCAGCACGCGTCCAGCGGGCTTGACGCCTTCCTCGACGACCCACCGGTCGGGGGCGTAGGCGGGCCCCATCAGGTTCGAGGCGAAGGTCCACCAGGGATTCAGGCGCGGATTGGGGTTGTCCGGATCGGGCCGCTTCTCGCCGTCGGCGTCCTGCCAGGCGTACTCGAAGTAGGCGTCGTCGGGGATCTCGAAGGGCGCCAGGCGCTCGACCGGGACCGGCGCCTTGCGCCAGTCGGTGTGGTCGCTCCACAGGTGCGTGGCCCAGGCGGGCGGCTGCAGGTCGACGCGCACGGCCGGATCAGGTCCGCAGGTCGCGGCCGGTCTTGGCCTTCAGGGTGGCCACCTTGCCGTCGAGGCGGCCGCCCGGTCCGGGGCGCCAGTCGAACTTCAGGTTGCAGGCGATGCGCCCGCAATCGGCGCTCATGCGTTCGTAGCACTTCTTCACCACGGCCATCACCTCGTCGTACTCGCCCTCGAGGCAGGTGCCCATGGGGCCGAGGCGGTAGGGCAGGCCGCTGTCGTCGATGATCTCGAGGTTGCGCTTCACGTACTCGCTCACGCTCGCCCCCTTGTCGGTGGGGAACATGGCGAACTCCAGCAGCACCATCGCGAACTCCTTCCGCATCCGGCCCGATCGGGCCGGACTACTCCTCGCCCGTCGAGAGCTTGGCCCGCTTGGCCGCGCGCTTGCGGTCGTTCTCGTCGAGCAGGGCCTTGCGCAGCCGGATCGACTTGGGCGTCACCTCGACATACTCGTCGTGGTTCAGGTACTCGAGAGCCTCCTCGAGACTCATCTTCAGGGGCGGGGCGATGCGCATCTTCCGGTCCGAGCCCGAGGCCCGCATGTTCGTCAGCTGCTTCGCCTTCTGGGCGTTCACGACCAGATCGTCGTCGCGCGTGTTCTCGCCGATGATCTGCCCCGTGTAGAGATTGTCGCCCGCTTCGACGAAGAAGATGCCGCGGTCCTGCAGGGCGTCCAGCGCGAAGGCCACGGCCTTGCCGGGCCCCATCGAGATCAGCGAGCCGTTGGTGCGCTCGGGGATCGAGCCCTTGAAGTACTGGTAGTCGTGGAAGCGGTGGTGCATGACGATCTCGCCGGCCGTCGCCCGCAGCATCCGGCTGCGGAAACCGATCAGGCCACGGCTCGGGATGTGGAACGTGATCAGGGTGCGGCCCCCGCGCTGCTCCATGTTGACCATGTCGCCCTTGCGCGTGGCGGCGTACTCGATGACGGTGCCGGCGAGGTCCGACGGCACGTCCACGTTGAGGGTCTCGATGGGCTCGGCCTTCTTGCCCCCGATCTCCTTGTAGATCACCTGGGGCTGGCCCACCATGAACTCGTAGCCTTCGCGCCGCATGTTCTCCATGAGGATCGACAGGTGCAGGATGCCGCGCCCCGAGACCTTGAAGCCGTCGCCCAGGTCCTGCACGCGCAGGGCCACGTCGCGCTCGGTCTCGCGCAGCAGGCGCTCGAGCACCTGGCGGCT from bacterium includes:
- a CDS encoding PepSY-associated TM helix domain-containing protein: MQRFRKICRTLHRELGFLAVGLTLVYAVSGIAVNHAHHWDANYQRTLTVERMEPVGVHPTDEIRALVIERLGLGDEVKNTWRADSTTLQVFVEGGGYDVDLASGEITQHGFRKRPLLFDLNFMHLNLGKAPWTGIADVYAGILIILALTGPWLVRGRKGLKGRGGLLMALGIVLPLVYTLVVRA
- a CDS encoding esterase family protein is translated as MRVDLQPPAWATHLWSDHTDWRKAPVPVERLAPFEIPDDAYFEYAWQDADGEKRPDPDNPNPRLNPWWTFASNLMGPAYAPDRWVVEEGVKPAGRVLRLRVETARFPAARQVLVYTPAGHADAELPAVWFQDGKAYFGWGRVAQVLDRLLAAGEVAPAHLVFVTPNDRTREYAFNPDYLAHLVAEVLPAVEARIAGDGRRTAWGASLGGLCSAYLAWDHPELFQRVVAQSGAFLFSPDMDLSWPFEGREAFRQRVEVEAPRDIAWHLDCGTLEWLTGSNERLVAALAAAGMSARLELRAAGHNWVNWRNGLARGLRFALGAGA
- a CDS encoding MTH1187 family thiamine-binding protein, which translates into the protein MVLLEFAMFPTDKGASVSEYVKRNLEIIDDSGLPYRLGPMGTCLEGEYDEVMAVVKKCYERMSADCGRIACNLKFDWRPGPGGRLDGKVATLKAKTGRDLRT
- a CDS encoding DinB family protein; the encoded protein is MSPNAYAVPVKQALQFFSRTCSVFNEDDSAYAPTPGQFTVAQHVAHVAQTIDWFLAGGFSPEGFDLDFASHQAQVRAVDSLAEAMTWLARSVDAASATLSAQSAQDMMAPIAEGPIMAGEPRAAIVAAIAEHTAHHRGSLAVYARLLGYAPPMPYSA
- a CDS encoding DUF4920 domain-containing protein is translated as MRKIILVSMALCSLLAVAAQADKAETVYGQGVSGSDTVLVSTLLANPDAYVGKTIRVKGTAVGVCEHRGCWVNLASDVEGETVRVKVKDGVIVFPPEMLGDTVLAEGVWTANELDLETTKKVCEMEAKKDGKDFDAASVTTCMTLYQLSGTGAVVAKK